A region of Kribbella sp. NBC_01245 DNA encodes the following proteins:
- a CDS encoding MFS transporter: MSQMQLRRAVLSSYLGSLIEYYDFLLYATASAVVFNKVFFSSLDPLTATIASFGTLATGYIARPLGGVIFGHFGDLLGRKRMLLITMTLMGVASTLIGVLPTYSQVGVLAPIGLVLLRILQGISVGGEWGGAVLMSAEHATTRRGLWASFTNAGAPSGVVLSTAALTGTAAVVGDEAFLSWGWRIPFLLSILLLGVGLFVRLKVDETPAFKAVQTSEPRRRPPVLDVLRDHPRTLALGVGVGLSAFVAQATLTIFALSYGVGAGHSRQSILNALTLSSACAIVGILGWSAASDRFGRRPIVLVGALVMAVYGFLLFPLLDAQSNVLLVIALIVGQAVIHPMMYGPLAALYTELFSTESRYTGASLGYQLAGLGAGFTPLLFAQIQQSVGSGATLVISSTLAGFCLLTAACVLALKETNRRDLMPRDAVTVTLPTSA, translated from the coding sequence ATGTCTCAAATGCAACTTCGCCGAGCTGTGCTGTCCAGTTATCTCGGCAGCCTGATCGAGTACTACGACTTTCTGCTGTACGCGACGGCCTCCGCGGTCGTCTTCAACAAGGTCTTTTTCTCGTCCCTCGATCCACTCACCGCGACCATTGCCAGCTTTGGCACCTTGGCCACGGGATATATCGCTCGACCCTTGGGTGGGGTGATCTTCGGGCATTTCGGTGACCTGCTCGGGCGTAAACGGATGCTGCTGATCACGATGACGCTGATGGGTGTCGCCAGCACCCTCATCGGCGTACTTCCGACCTATTCTCAGGTGGGCGTACTTGCGCCGATCGGCCTTGTTCTGCTGAGGATTCTGCAGGGCATTTCGGTTGGTGGCGAATGGGGCGGAGCCGTCCTGATGTCCGCCGAACACGCGACTACTAGACGTGGTCTTTGGGCGAGTTTCACCAATGCCGGCGCGCCCAGTGGCGTCGTACTTTCCACTGCCGCATTGACCGGTACGGCGGCCGTGGTGGGCGACGAGGCATTCCTCAGCTGGGGTTGGCGAATTCCCTTCCTGTTGAGCATTTTGCTGCTCGGCGTCGGGCTGTTCGTACGCTTGAAGGTGGACGAAACGCCCGCGTTCAAAGCGGTTCAGACCTCTGAGCCGCGACGACGCCCGCCGGTGCTCGACGTACTGCGGGATCATCCGCGAACGCTTGCCCTGGGAGTCGGCGTCGGGCTGTCGGCGTTCGTCGCGCAGGCCACGTTGACGATCTTCGCCTTGTCGTACGGCGTCGGCGCGGGGCACAGCCGGCAGAGCATCCTGAATGCGCTCACGTTGTCCTCCGCGTGTGCGATCGTCGGCATCCTCGGCTGGTCGGCGGCCTCGGACCGCTTCGGGCGACGGCCGATCGTGCTGGTGGGTGCGCTGGTGATGGCGGTCTACGGGTTCCTACTGTTCCCTCTACTTGATGCCCAGAGCAACGTTCTCCTGGTGATCGCGTTGATCGTGGGGCAAGCGGTGATCCACCCGATGATGTACGGGCCGTTGGCGGCGCTCTATACCGAGTTGTTCAGTACGGAGAGTCGGTACACGGGCGCCTCCCTCGGGTATCAGCTGGCGGGGCTCGGGGCGGGGTTCACGCCTTTGCTCTTCGCGCAGATCCAGCAGTCGGTGGGCTCTGGCGCCACTCTGGTGATCTCGTCGACGCTGGCGGGGTTCTGCCTGCTGACCGCGGCGTGCGTACTGGCGCTGAAGGAGACCAACCGGCGAGACTTGATGCCGCGGGACGCCGTGACCGTGACCTTGCCGACTTCTGCCTGA
- a CDS encoding amidohydrolase family protein, with product MDVEQLVAIDVHTHAEVSADGRTSLSPELLAASATYFGAHGHRQPTIAEMAGYYRERRMAAVVFTVDAEHAMGHPRIGNEEIAASCAEYPDVLIPFASVDPWKGQAGAREVRRLVESYGVRGFKFHPGLQGFAPNDRMAYPMYEVIQELGVPALFHTGQTGIGAGVPGGGGIRLKYCDPLLIDDVAVDFPELRIIMAHPSFPWQDVALAIATHKPYVFIDLSGWSPKYFPPQLVRYANSLLQDKVLFGSDYPVITPDRWLADFEQLDLKPDVRRKILKDNAALLLGLTDPMEQV from the coding sequence ATGGACGTCGAACAGCTCGTCGCCATCGACGTACACACGCATGCGGAGGTGTCGGCCGACGGGCGTACGTCGTTGAGCCCGGAGCTGCTCGCCGCCTCCGCGACGTACTTCGGGGCGCACGGGCATCGCCAGCCGACGATCGCCGAGATGGCCGGGTACTACCGCGAGCGCCGGATGGCCGCGGTCGTGTTCACTGTGGACGCCGAGCATGCGATGGGGCATCCGCGGATCGGCAATGAGGAGATCGCCGCGAGCTGTGCCGAATACCCGGACGTGCTGATTCCCTTTGCCAGCGTCGATCCGTGGAAGGGCCAGGCCGGGGCGCGGGAGGTTCGGCGGCTGGTGGAGTCGTACGGCGTGCGCGGGTTCAAGTTCCACCCGGGGCTGCAGGGGTTCGCGCCGAACGACCGGATGGCCTACCCGATGTACGAGGTGATCCAGGAACTCGGTGTGCCCGCGCTCTTCCATACCGGTCAGACGGGCATCGGTGCCGGCGTACCGGGTGGTGGTGGCATTCGCCTGAAGTATTGCGATCCGCTGCTGATCGACGACGTGGCAGTGGATTTCCCGGAGCTGCGCATCATCATGGCGCACCCCTCGTTCCCCTGGCAGGACGTGGCGCTGGCGATCGCGACGCACAAGCCGTACGTCTTTATCGACCTGTCCGGGTGGTCGCCGAAGTACTTCCCGCCGCAGCTCGTGCGGTACGCGAACTCCCTCTTGCAGGACAAGGTCCTCTTCGGCTCCGACTACCCGGTGATCACGCCCGATCGCTGGCTCGCCGACTTCGAACAACTCGACCTCAAACCCGACGTACGCCGGAAGATCCTGAAGGACAACGCGGCGCTACTGCTCGGGCTCACCGACCCGATGGAGCAGGTATGA
- a CDS encoding PaaX family transcriptional regulator — MTTGPDDDSGLSYSARPQSLMLSFLGIYLMGRGTAIYSGSFIDVFERVGVSEEAVRSTLTRMVKRGLLERHRDGRRVYFGLTERATGVLQDGEARIWRTGAVNRDWDGTWTLVGFSLPDTRRSDRHDLRSQLVWAGFGSLQNGLWIAPGSKDAAAIASELGLTDHVTVFTARPAKPTESADLVRKAFDVEAIAQRYQAFLGRWDVDEPLKDFADDLARQLTLHTDWLQLVRQDPHLPAEHLDPDWPAIRAEKVFHRLAERYRGPAGRIAAEVLQEITPTGVSPDA; from the coding sequence GTGACGACTGGCCCCGATGACGACAGTGGTTTGAGCTACTCGGCGCGGCCGCAGTCGCTGATGCTGAGCTTTCTCGGCATCTACCTGATGGGTCGCGGTACGGCGATCTACAGCGGCAGCTTCATCGACGTGTTCGAGCGGGTCGGGGTGTCCGAGGAGGCCGTGCGGTCGACGCTGACCCGGATGGTCAAACGCGGTCTGCTGGAGCGCCATCGCGACGGCCGGCGCGTCTATTTCGGATTGACCGAGCGGGCGACCGGCGTACTGCAGGACGGCGAGGCGCGGATCTGGCGTACCGGTGCGGTCAACCGCGACTGGGATGGGACGTGGACGCTGGTCGGCTTCTCGTTGCCCGACACGCGTCGCAGCGATCGCCACGATCTGCGCTCCCAATTGGTCTGGGCCGGCTTCGGCAGCTTGCAGAACGGGTTGTGGATCGCGCCGGGCAGCAAGGACGCGGCCGCGATCGCGAGCGAGCTCGGGCTGACCGATCACGTCACGGTCTTCACCGCCCGGCCGGCGAAACCGACCGAGTCGGCCGACCTGGTGCGCAAGGCCTTCGACGTCGAGGCGATTGCCCAGCGCTACCAGGCATTCCTCGGCCGGTGGGACGTGGACGAACCGCTGAAGGATTTCGCCGACGACCTGGCCCGGCAGCTGACCTTGCACACCGACTGGCTGCAGCTGGTCCGGCAGGACCCGCACCTACCGGCCGAGCACCTCGATCCGGATTGGCCGGCCATCCGCGCGGAGAAGGTGTTCCACCGGTTGGCCGAGCGCTATCGCGGCCCGGCCGGGCGAATCGCGGCCGAGGTGCTACAGGAGATCACGCCGACTGGCGTTTCACCAGACGCGTAG
- a CDS encoding MaoC family dehydratase, producing MTVTVNGLDELKALEGKSLGHSDWMEITQEQVNTFADATHDHQWIHVDPERAATGPFGSTIAHGYLTLALVIPLFNELLAINGVRMSVNYGLEKVRFPSPVRVGKKIRLTGTVVEVKEVAGDGVQMLLDFTVVMDGGGKPACVAQAVYRHYA from the coding sequence ATGACCGTCACCGTCAACGGCCTCGACGAACTCAAGGCGCTCGAGGGCAAGAGCCTCGGGCACAGCGACTGGATGGAGATTACCCAGGAGCAGGTGAACACCTTCGCCGACGCCACCCACGACCACCAGTGGATCCACGTCGATCCCGAGCGCGCCGCCACCGGGCCGTTCGGTAGCACGATCGCGCACGGGTACCTGACCCTGGCGCTGGTGATCCCTCTCTTCAACGAGCTGCTCGCGATCAACGGCGTGCGGATGAGCGTGAATTACGGCCTGGAGAAGGTCCGCTTCCCGAGCCCGGTCCGGGTGGGCAAGAAGATCCGGCTGACCGGCACGGTCGTCGAGGTCAAGGAGGTCGCCGGGGACGGCGTCCAGATGTTGCTCGATTTCACCGTCGTGATGGACGGCGGCGGCAAGCCCGCCTGCGTCGCGCAGGCCGTCTACCGCCACTACGCCTAG
- a CDS encoding LacI family DNA-binding transcriptional regulator, translating into MTTDSGPRPTRLSGHTEKEDVMAIETPRRQPTLDEVAERAGVSRSAASRVINNAPHVSRAKREAVQRAVQDLGYVPNATARALATNQVGAVVLAVSGDNPAMFAEPFFGQVIVGVNAVLEETDLELMLVLATSTRGQAKLEQVLRNRQADGVMLMSLHGDDPLAGLADRSHLPVVFGGRPLTFEPKYYVDADNRGGARLATEHLIDSGRTRIATITGSLDEGAGAARYRGYQEALAIAGLGSERVEPGDFTEESGVRAMSRLLERWPDLDSVFVASDTMAVGALKVLRQHGRAVPEDVAVVGFNDLAGARHTDPPLTTIHQPVEALGQEMGRMLLALMAGNDPSPLILPTRLVKRQSA; encoded by the coding sequence ATGACAACGGATTCGGGGCCGCGGCCGACTAGGCTCAGCGGGCACACCGAGAAAGAGGACGTGATGGCGATCGAGACGCCCAGGCGCCAGCCGACCCTCGACGAGGTCGCGGAGCGGGCCGGCGTCTCCCGTTCCGCCGCGTCGCGGGTGATCAACAACGCGCCGCACGTCAGCCGGGCCAAGCGCGAAGCGGTCCAGCGCGCCGTACAGGATCTCGGTTATGTGCCGAACGCAACGGCTCGCGCGTTGGCGACCAACCAGGTGGGCGCGGTCGTGCTCGCGGTGTCGGGTGACAATCCGGCCATGTTCGCCGAGCCGTTCTTCGGTCAGGTCATCGTGGGCGTCAACGCCGTCCTGGAGGAGACCGATCTCGAGCTGATGCTGGTGCTCGCCACGTCCACGCGTGGTCAGGCCAAGCTCGAGCAGGTGCTGCGCAATCGTCAGGCAGATGGCGTGATGCTCATGTCTCTACACGGGGACGACCCGCTCGCCGGGCTGGCCGACCGGTCGCACTTGCCGGTCGTGTTCGGTGGTCGTCCGCTCACCTTCGAGCCGAAGTACTACGTGGATGCCGACAACCGCGGCGGCGCACGCCTCGCGACCGAGCACCTGATCGACAGCGGGCGGACCCGGATCGCCACCATCACCGGTTCGCTCGACGAGGGCGCCGGCGCCGCACGGTATCGCGGCTACCAGGAGGCTCTGGCGATCGCGGGCCTCGGCAGCGAACGGGTCGAGCCGGGCGACTTCACCGAGGAGAGCGGCGTGCGGGCGATGTCCCGGCTGCTGGAGCGCTGGCCCGACCTGGACTCGGTGTTCGTCGCCTCGGACACGATGGCCGTCGGCGCGCTGAAGGTGCTGCGGCAGCACGGCCGGGCGGTGCCGGAGGACGTGGCCGTGGTCGGGTTCAACGATCTGGCCGGTGCGCGCCACACCGATCCCCCGCTGACCACGATCCACCAGCCGGTCGAGGCGCTCGGCCAGGAGATGGGCCGCATGCTGCTCGCGCTCATGGCGGGCAACGACCCGAGCCCGCTGATCCTGCCTACGCGTCTGGTGAAACGCCAGTCGGCGTGA
- a CDS encoding polyprenol monophosphomannose synthase codes for MELKTTVVVPTYNERENLPKLVELLTALKIPNLHVLVVDDNSPDGTGEVADKLTTEAEIPVGVVHRTVKDGLGRAYVTGMTRALDEGADIVIQMDADLSHPSEAIPRMLEKLRTTDAAVVLGSRYVPGGATASDWPWHRKALSAWANFYVNAILRLHVKDATAGFKAWHAETLRAIDVGSVQSNGYAFQVEMNYRVVKRGLAIAEVPIHFEERSEGVSKMSLSVQIESALVPWKLRFTRRP; via the coding sequence ATGGAACTGAAGACCACCGTCGTCGTGCCCACCTACAACGAGCGGGAGAACCTGCCCAAGTTGGTGGAACTCCTTACGGCGTTGAAGATCCCGAACCTGCACGTCCTGGTAGTGGACGACAACTCCCCGGACGGTACGGGTGAGGTGGCGGACAAGCTCACCACCGAGGCGGAGATCCCCGTCGGCGTCGTACACCGCACGGTCAAGGACGGCCTCGGTCGCGCCTACGTGACGGGGATGACGCGCGCCCTGGACGAAGGCGCCGACATCGTCATCCAGATGGACGCGGACCTCTCCCACCCGAGTGAGGCGATCCCGCGCATGCTGGAGAAGCTCAGGACCACCGACGCGGCCGTGGTCCTCGGCTCCCGGTACGTCCCCGGTGGCGCGACGGCGAGCGACTGGCCGTGGCACCGCAAGGCGCTGTCCGCCTGGGCCAACTTCTACGTGAACGCGATCCTGCGCCTGCACGTGAAGGACGCGACCGCCGGCTTCAAGGCTTGGCACGCCGAAACCCTGCGGGCGATCGATGTCGGGTCGGTCCAGAGCAACGGCTACGCCTTCCAGGTCGAGATGAACTACCGCGTGGTCAAACGCGGCCTCGCCATCGCCGAAGTCCCGATCCACTTCGAAGAACGCAGCGAAGGCGTCTCCAAAATGAGCCTCTCGGTACAGATCGAGTCAGCCCTGGTGCCCTGGAAACTCCGCTTCACCCGCCGCCCCTAG
- a CDS encoding acyl-CoA synthetase: MLNAGLGSWPARRARMTPGRTAFVDDDHPITYGELAARVNRVADRLRAAGVGAGDRVAYLGPNHPAFVETMFATHLVGGVFVPLNFRLTASEVQYMLGDCTPSLLVHSPAYADVVASLSGPLLQVSLDSFEDWISSGSSEFVDQLVELDEIALILYTSGTTGKPKGAMLSHGNLIWNTYNVIIGTDVASDEVTLVSAPLFHVAALGQTLLPTFLKGGCCLLTSGWNVDSTYDLIARYGVTWMFGVPTMYADLANSPRWSSADLSSLRHLMCGGAAVSETLIRIYQSRGLVFCQGYGLTETSPGATFLESRESVRKAGTAGPPVFFGDIRVVGADGENVAVGEAGEVLIQGPQVSPGYWLNPLATDASLRSGWFASGDMAKVDDEGYLTIVDRVKDMFVSGGENVYPAEVENAIFGHPAVAEVAVVGVPDERWGEVGRAFIVCQSGQSLTTAELHAYLQDKLAKYKIPTQLQLLPTLPRTASGKVQKATLRTYP, translated from the coding sequence ATGCTGAACGCGGGACTCGGCAGCTGGCCGGCCAGGCGGGCACGGATGACGCCCGGCCGGACCGCCTTCGTCGACGACGACCACCCGATCACGTACGGCGAACTCGCGGCGCGCGTCAACCGGGTGGCCGACCGCCTCCGGGCCGCGGGGGTCGGTGCGGGCGACCGGGTTGCGTATCTGGGGCCGAACCACCCTGCTTTTGTGGAGACGATGTTCGCCACGCATCTGGTGGGCGGGGTGTTCGTGCCGCTCAATTTCCGGCTGACCGCGTCGGAGGTGCAGTACATGCTGGGCGACTGCACTCCATCCCTTCTGGTGCATTCGCCCGCTTATGCGGACGTTGTTGCGTCGTTGAGCGGACCCTTGTTGCAGGTATCCCTGGACTCGTTTGAGGACTGGATCTCCAGCGGGTCTTCTGAATTTGTGGATCAGCTGGTCGAGCTCGATGAGATCGCGCTGATCCTGTACACCTCGGGGACGACTGGGAAGCCCAAGGGCGCGATGCTCAGTCACGGCAATCTGATCTGGAATACCTACAACGTCATCATTGGCACGGATGTCGCGTCGGACGAGGTGACGTTGGTGTCGGCGCCGCTATTTCACGTGGCGGCGCTTGGCCAGACGCTGCTGCCTACGTTCCTCAAGGGCGGGTGCTGCCTACTCACCAGCGGGTGGAACGTCGACAGCACGTACGACCTGATCGCGCGCTACGGCGTCACGTGGATGTTCGGCGTTCCCACCATGTACGCCGACCTGGCGAATTCGCCGCGCTGGTCGTCGGCGGACCTTTCGTCATTGCGGCATTTGATGTGCGGGGGTGCGGCGGTATCAGAGACGCTGATCCGGATCTACCAGTCGCGCGGACTGGTGTTCTGCCAGGGCTACGGTCTGACCGAAACCTCGCCAGGCGCCACCTTCCTCGAGTCGCGCGAGAGTGTGCGGAAGGCCGGGACGGCCGGGCCGCCGGTCTTCTTCGGTGACATCCGCGTGGTCGGAGCCGATGGCGAGAACGTGGCCGTGGGCGAGGCCGGCGAGGTGCTGATCCAAGGGCCGCAGGTGTCGCCTGGGTATTGGCTCAACCCACTCGCCACTGATGCGTCACTTCGGTCTGGATGGTTCGCGTCTGGGGATATGGCGAAGGTGGACGACGAGGGCTACCTCACGATCGTCGACCGCGTGAAGGACATGTTCGTCTCCGGCGGCGAGAACGTCTATCCGGCCGAGGTGGAGAACGCCATCTTCGGTCACCCGGCCGTGGCCGAAGTCGCAGTCGTCGGCGTACCCGACGAGCGATGGGGCGAGGTAGGCCGAGCCTTCATCGTCTGCCAATCCGGCCAGTCCCTGACGACCGCCGAGCTCCACGCCTACCTACAAGACAAACTCGCCAAGTACAAAATCCCCACCCAACTCCAACTCCTCCCCACCCTCCCCCGCACAGCCTCCGGCAAAGTCCAAAAAGCCACCCTCCGCACCTACCCCTAA
- a CDS encoding IS110 family transposase, with protein MLFVGDDWAEDHHDLEVQDDQGRVLGIRRVPEGVQGMVKFHELIAQHLPDDGGPGQVMVGIETERGPWVAALIAAGYVVFGVNPKLAARHREVVSLSGAKDDKTDAHSLADMVRTRRHQLVATEADSQLAAGVKVLTRAHQSLIQERTRHMLRMRSALLDYFPAALEAYQQGTLTLTSPDVLALLAKAATPAAAAKLTTGQITAALKTARRRGDLPSRAAAIQAALRTEQLGQSEIVADAYAATVRSTVAILQALNTEITGLQAGVEAYFGRHPDVEIYRSLPGLGPILGARVLAEFGDAPGRYADAKSRKNYAGTAPLTRQSGRLKTVHARFVHNNRLVNALDQQAGAAILRDPHTRAYYDELRTRGHGHHAALRQLANRLVGLLHGCLKTGTHYDTHTAWAHRTKTTAA; from the coding sequence GTGTTGTTCGTTGGTGACGACTGGGCCGAAGATCATCATGACCTCGAGGTCCAAGACGATCAGGGCCGGGTGCTGGGCATTCGCCGGGTCCCCGAGGGGGTCCAGGGGATGGTGAAGTTCCATGAGCTGATCGCGCAACACTTGCCTGATGATGGTGGCCCCGGCCAGGTGATGGTCGGGATCGAGACCGAGCGGGGTCCGTGGGTGGCCGCGTTGATCGCGGCGGGTTATGTGGTGTTCGGGGTGAACCCGAAACTGGCCGCGAGACATCGTGAGGTGGTGTCGTTGTCGGGTGCCAAGGACGACAAGACCGACGCGCACAGCCTGGCCGACATGGTCCGGACCCGGCGTCACCAACTCGTGGCCACCGAGGCCGATTCGCAGCTCGCGGCCGGGGTGAAGGTGCTGACCCGGGCGCATCAATCGCTGATCCAGGAACGGACCCGGCACATGCTGCGGATGCGGTCGGCGTTGCTGGACTACTTCCCGGCCGCGCTGGAGGCGTATCAGCAAGGGACGTTGACGTTGACCAGTCCTGATGTGCTGGCGTTGCTGGCCAAAGCGGCCACCCCGGCGGCCGCGGCGAAACTCACCACCGGCCAGATCACCGCCGCGCTGAAAACGGCTCGCCGGCGCGGTGATCTGCCCAGCCGGGCCGCCGCGATTCAGGCCGCGCTGCGCACCGAGCAACTCGGCCAGTCCGAGATCGTGGCCGACGCCTACGCCGCCACGGTCCGTTCCACGGTGGCGATCCTGCAGGCCCTGAACACCGAGATCACCGGCCTGCAGGCAGGGGTCGAGGCCTATTTTGGCCGGCACCCGGACGTTGAGATCTACCGCAGCCTGCCCGGCCTCGGACCGATCCTCGGCGCCCGGGTGCTGGCAGAATTCGGCGACGCCCCAGGCCGCTACGCCGACGCGAAATCCCGCAAGAACTACGCCGGCACCGCACCCCTCACCCGCCAATCCGGAAGGCTGAAAACGGTGCACGCCCGGTTCGTCCACAACAACCGGCTCGTCAACGCCCTCGACCAGCAAGCCGGCGCCGCCATCCTGCGTGACCCACACACCCGCGCCTACTACGACGAACTCCGCACCCGCGGCCACGGCCACCACGCCGCGCTACGACAACTCGCCAACCGGCTCGTCGGCCTCCTCCACGGCTGCCTCAAAACCGGCACCCACTACGACACCCACACCGCCTGGGCCCACCGCACCAAAACCACCGCCGCTTGA
- a CDS encoding carbohydrate ABC transporter permease: MKGNKLVYATLIVAIGLSVFPLYWLFVVATRSNDVIGQMPPPLLPGGNLGANIARLFGTEDAHFALGMINSMIAATAVTVSVVFFSSLAGFAFAKLRFRGSNILLVAVLATMMVPVQMGIVPLYMVMVKLGWQNQLQAVIVPFLVSAFGVFLMRQYAERAVPDELIEAARLDGCSTFGLFWRVVAPALRPGAAVLGLFTFMGTWNEFLWPLAILESDNPTVQFSLSQLATQYYTDYTLMFTGTLIATLPLLAVFILFGKQIISGIMDGAVRA, encoded by the coding sequence GTGAAGGGCAACAAGCTGGTTTACGCGACCCTGATCGTCGCGATCGGCCTCTCGGTCTTCCCGCTCTACTGGCTGTTCGTCGTCGCCACCCGCTCGAACGACGTCATCGGCCAGATGCCACCACCACTGCTGCCCGGCGGCAACCTCGGCGCGAACATCGCCCGCCTGTTCGGCACGGAAGACGCCCACTTCGCCCTCGGCATGATCAACTCGATGATCGCGGCAACAGCTGTCACGGTCTCGGTGGTGTTCTTCTCGTCACTGGCCGGTTTCGCCTTTGCCAAGTTGCGCTTTCGCGGCAGCAACATCCTGCTGGTCGCCGTACTCGCCACCATGATGGTGCCGGTACAGATGGGCATCGTCCCGCTGTACATGGTGATGGTGAAGCTCGGCTGGCAGAACCAGCTCCAGGCGGTCATCGTGCCGTTCCTGGTCTCGGCGTTCGGCGTTTTCCTGATGCGCCAGTACGCCGAGCGCGCCGTCCCCGACGAGCTGATCGAGGCGGCGCGACTGGACGGCTGCAGCACCTTCGGCCTGTTCTGGCGAGTGGTCGCGCCGGCCCTGCGACCTGGCGCCGCCGTACTCGGGCTATTCACGTTCATGGGCACCTGGAACGAATTCCTTTGGCCGCTGGCCATCCTGGAATCGGACAATCCGACCGTGCAGTTCTCGCTCAGCCAACTCGCCACGCAGTACTACACCGACTACACGTTGATGTTCACCGGCACACTGATCGCAACGCTGCCGCTACTGGCCGTCTTCATCCTCTTCGGCAAGCAGATCATCAGCGGCATCATGGACGGCGCGGTGCGCGCATGA
- a CDS encoding SDR family oxidoreductase, producing MDLTGKVAVVTGSGRGLGRAYAEALAAAGASVVVNDLDAEAASAVVKALEANGGQAVAVVAPVGTTEVAEQLVSTAVERFGRLDAMVTNAGILRDRVLWKMTDDDFDQVIAVHLRGTFTCARAAAAQMRAQDEGGRLILISSPAGQRGNFGQTNYAAAKAGIVAMARTWALELAKARITVNAVVPVAATEMTKTIPAFAPAISAAERTGEALPDWLRKEEGLGTVEDVAQLIVYLASDAADEVTGQAIGIGGDRLALWSHPREKAVAFANGGWTADHLASSWHDGVGAEPETYGIPLPKAPVS from the coding sequence ATGGATCTGACCGGAAAGGTCGCCGTTGTCACCGGTAGCGGCCGAGGCCTTGGCCGGGCGTACGCCGAAGCCCTTGCCGCCGCGGGCGCCTCGGTGGTGGTGAACGACCTCGACGCCGAAGCCGCCTCCGCCGTCGTCAAGGCGCTGGAGGCGAACGGCGGCCAGGCCGTCGCCGTCGTCGCGCCGGTCGGCACCACCGAGGTGGCCGAGCAGCTGGTCAGTACGGCGGTTGAGCGGTTCGGCCGGCTCGACGCGATGGTGACGAACGCGGGCATCCTGCGCGATCGAGTGCTCTGGAAGATGACCGACGACGATTTCGACCAGGTCATCGCCGTCCATCTGCGCGGAACGTTCACCTGCGCCCGCGCGGCCGCCGCCCAAATGCGCGCGCAGGACGAAGGCGGCCGGCTGATCCTGATCTCCTCCCCCGCCGGCCAACGCGGCAACTTCGGCCAGACCAACTACGCGGCGGCCAAGGCCGGGATCGTCGCGATGGCGCGCACCTGGGCGCTCGAGCTCGCGAAGGCCCGGATCACGGTGAACGCCGTCGTACCGGTGGCTGCGACCGAGATGACCAAGACCATTCCGGCCTTCGCGCCCGCGATCTCGGCGGCCGAGCGAACTGGCGAAGCCCTGCCGGACTGGCTGCGCAAGGAGGAAGGCCTCGGCACGGTCGAGGACGTCGCCCAGTTGATCGTCTACCTCGCCTCGGACGCCGCCGATGAGGTAACGGGCCAAGCCATCGGGATCGGCGGCGACCGCCTCGCGCTCTGGTCCCACCCACGCGAGAAGGCCGTCGCTTTCGCCAACGGCGGTTGGACCGCGGACCACCTCGCGTCGTCCTGGCACGACGGGGTCGGCGCCGAGCCCGAGACGTACGGCATTCCGTTGCCCAAGGCACCGGTGTCCTGA